Genomic segment of Rana temporaria chromosome 12, aRanTem1.1, whole genome shotgun sequence:
gaattttgaaaattttacgtcgtttgcgtaagtcgttcgcaaatggggctggacgtcatttacgttcacgtcgaaaccaatacgtccttgcaggataatttggagcaatgcacactgggatatgtccagggacggcgcatgtaccgttcggaaaaagcgtcatttacgtggggtcacataacatttacataacgcacatcttccaaatttgaattaggcgggcttacgccgccgcaacttacggagcaagtgctttgagaatactgcacttgccagtctaagttgcggaggcgtaacgcaaataggatacgttacgcccgcccgttttatttttttccatcagtttaggccgatacgtattcttctacatacttttggtaaaaaaaaattgcaataagcgtattatgattggtttgcgcaaaagttatagcgtctccaaaataggagatagttttatggcatttttattattttgtttttactaatggcggcgatccgcgttttttttttttttttttttttttttttcgtgactgcaagtttatggcagacacatcggacacattttaggacaattgtcttttttttttttttttttttttttacagcgaacagtgctataaaaatgcactgattactgtgaaaatgacactgtcggtgaaggggttaacctgtaggtggcgctgaaggggttaagtgtgacctagggtgtgattcttactgttaggggacgTTAGCTATGAGTAAaacgctgttcccgatgagagggaacagacgatcagtgacagtgtcactaggcagaacggggagaggctacacttgcctctccccgttctgcagctctgtgacccgatcgcgggacaccggcggacattaagtccgtgggtcccgcgggcacggttacGGAGCTAGCGGCAGGGGCGGGCACCCACGCAGTGGGAATTTTAAaataacgtatatatacgttactttgcccagccgtgacgtaaatgtacaggagTCGGTCGGGAGCCGATTAATAAACCGACagtcacctgtcccacggtctagTGATGTGGGTGCTCGGAGCCCCGCTCCTCTTTTTGGCGCCACAATTGATAATGTGGGCACCCGGccttgacagcttgtggcttaaTGACCGGGCGCaagctgcacatgcgcgagtcgcattgCGCTCTCccagtggacaggcaatcttcgtcgcgtgtcccagaagactgccgagagggaggggccgcctaaggggAGAGGAGCAGTCGCCTAGGCATAaccaggaagtgggacaggaagtccccttcaaaaCTAAGCACCCCCCCcacaacaaaaaaattaataagtaCTCCTCGCCCCCTACATGCCACATCTGGCatgtcacttttgggtggaactccgctttaaggtacaaaactttttttagtttagaACCCTTTTAATGATATTTAAATGTAGAGCGAGCTCCTTTGACCCGTGTAAAGAGTATATAATGTTTGTGCCTCTTGTGATGTAGTAAAACTTCCATCATTTTGAAGGCCCACTAAGAATTTGCTTATAATACTCAGCCATAAGCATGTGCATTGGGTGTGCCTGAGCACAACCTAATCGCTCTGTTTACATTACCATTATTCGCTGTCCCCTAAAGACGTCATTGGACAAAACGTGTTGGGTGGAGCCTTTTGGCAGTGACGTCATCATGCACGGCCACAGATCCAAGCGGCATTTGAGtcctgtgtcttatccttaaactTGTCTACGCTATTGTTAGTGCATAAAATTGGTCCTCGGCGCCAAGGGTCCGCATATTTGCGTGAATTGCTGTTCTAATatacacacacgtgtgtttgagctttggggtgcacgccCCAATGAAATGGGCTGCTCACACCTATGTACTATGCATTGACTCTACTTGGAAGACTGACTTGTGTCTTCTAATAGGGACTTCATGGATCCTAGCATGGATAACACCAAACACATTCTCAACTACCTGATGCCTATTATAGAACTGGTGAACCCAGTGCTGCACGACTTCATGCAAAGGTGAGTGCGGCCAGAGCGCCATCCCTCTTAATCCGCCATCTTTTTTTTACGTTGCAGTTGCTTACTCCGTCTTCTGTTCCTGGCAGGGCGGAGGTGGGCACCATATTTGCCTTGAGCTGGCTCATCACCTGGTTTGGGCACGTCCTCTCTGATTTTAGGCATGTGGTGAGGCTGTATGACTTCTTCCTGGCCTGTCACCCGCTCATGCCCATCTACTTTGCTGCTGTGGTAAGGATCTCCGTGCTCCCGCTATATCTCGCCCAGGCACCGTTCATGATAGAGAAGGATGATTTTGGTTGTTTACTGCTAGCTACAGCTCTAGTTTTTAACGGTCCTCCCAAAAATCTTGGGTTTTGGTGGGCACACTCATCTACTGGTCTCGTTGGATCTCCCAAGTCCATCATTCCTCTTCTGGGCTTTTGCGTCATGGAAAGGGCAATATGGGACTTGAGACTCCTGTTAGAGAATAAAGGGTTCCCACATTTTATGGTGCAAGAGGTAACCCCATTAACTAGGGttccagtatcggtatcgggatagataccgagtatttgcgggagtacttgtactcccgcaaatacccacgatgcctaaatagaatacttgaacccccccgccgccgtcgtatatcgcaaagccgctgccgcgttaatcaccgcgcggggaacattagagtcagctttcgtttgaatagctgttttccccgccgcgcatagacactcccccttgctcgggattggacggatcgtgagcaagggggagtgtctctatacacagcgcggcagggaaaacggcttattcaaacgaaagctgactgtaatgttccccgcgtggtgattaacgcggcggcatcatttaggtatgggggacatggctgcaatatgtttggggacatggctgcatatgtttggggacatggctgcatatgtggggggacatggctgcatatgtggggggacatggctgcatatgtggggggacatggctgcatatgtggggggacatggctgcatatgtttggggacatggctgcatatgtttggggacatggctgcatatgtggggggacatggctgcatatgtgaggggacatggctgcatatgtggggggacatggctgcatatgtggggggacatggctgcatatgtggggggacatggctgcatatgtggggggacatggctgcatatgtggggggacatggctgcatatgtttggggacatggctgcatatgtggggggacatggctgcatatgtggggggacatggctgcatatgtggggggacatggctgcatatgtgggggggacatggctgcatatgtgggggggacatggctgcatatatgggggacatggctgcatatatgggggacatggctgcaatatgtttggggacatggctgcatatgtttggggacatggctgcatatgtttggggacatggctgcatatgtttgggaacatggctgcatatgtttggggacatggctgcatatgtttggggacatggctgcaatatgtttggggacatggctgcaatatgtttggggacatggctgcaatatgtttggggacatggctgcaatatgtttggggacatggctgcaatatgtttggggacatggctgcaatatgtttggggacatggctgcatatgtgaggggatatggctgcatatagggacacatttaaaaaaaaaagtatcggtacttgtactcagtcctaaaaatgtggtattgggacaaccctaccatTAATCCCACTATGGCATATTTGCCAGTTGATTCCCTTTTGATTCTTTGCCCTCCAGTCTTCTCTCTATAGGATATCAGGGCTTCCACACTTTTGAAGCACTGAGTTGGAATGCACACCTGACATGAAGATATTTAGAGGTTCTGGGAGAGAATATGATTGGTTGGTTTGACCAACAGAAGTAGTTCTTTGTGGCTTGTTGATAAAAAGAGGTCCCCTGTGTCGTCTTCTGCAGATTGTGCTGCACAGAGAGGAAGAGGTACTAGAGAGTGAATGTGACATGGCCTCCGTACACCACCTGTTGTCACAGATCCCACAAGATCTGCCCTACGAGACTCTCATCAGCAAAGCCGGCGACCTCTTTGTTCAGTTTCCACCTTCGGAGATGTCTAGGGAAGCCGCCCAGCAGCACCACGCTGAGAGGTAAGTGCAGGAACCATCTTGGTacagtgatgtcacttcctgttgatGGATGGTCAGTCCACTATAtagcaatacagtggaacctctgtttaagagtaacttggtttgagagcgttttgatttgtgagaaaaaaatctgACTCGGTATGCGAGTGActcacaagacgagcagaatttaagctaaataggcctgcagtacctcatttggcctgaggtacggggggggggggcgcagaagccgagcagagctgaaaataggcctgcagtacctcatttggcctgaggtacgggggggcccagaagccgagcagagctgaaaataggcctgcagtacctcatttggcctgaggtacgggcaggggtgtatttaggttttgtgctgccctaggcctgactaaactcgtgcaccccctaatttaaatatgacccaccccttcctgtcaaggccacaccccttgcggtttaagacctgaaattttcaagtggggacactagtactGATGgcctggagtggggggggggggggcgcaatggattaccttaatttgcatagatttactctcacttcctgtttggctatgggacaggaagtgaagggaaatctctgcaatgggacagggatggtaaaaaatgtgaagcccccccccccaccctcacagttgcagaatgccaaccgcccacatactggaagcagtgcggccgatttatgggggcactaaactaatttgcccaacagcgtagcacaagccggcggtgacactgtccgtgctgccctaggcctgggccttgttggcctaggccaggatacagcattgggtacgggggcacagaagccgagcagagccgaaaataggcctgcagtacctcgtttggcctgaggtacggggggcgcaggaaacgagccaaagtgtcctcaggccttttcagACGTTTATGacgctctccggcgccccccccccccacctctggccgcatttggtattgcatcccattgaagtcaatgcggaacaaattattttcgtttccattgacttctatggggaaactcgctttgatatgcgagtactttggattacgagcattctcctagaacgaattatgctcgtaatccgaggttcagctGTAGTTCACCTGTAGGTAGGGTCCAGTCATCTGCTGAGTTCACACATTGCTATTTCCTCACTGTAGAGCCCATGTCCCTGCCCACATTGGTATCTCACTCCTTCTATTACATCCGGGGTGTTCCCACATCCCTAGCTCACTGGTTCTCTGCTATATACAGGTGCAActccaaaaaaatttaatatggccaaaaagtttatttatttgtagaaTAATGTAAAAAGTGAAACTCTTTATATAGATTCATTATACACAGGGATATATTTCAAAATTGttatcttttaattttgatggttatggcttacagctagtgacacCCCACaattcagtctggttcagtaggttacacaattggggccagattcttgtacatccgcgtaaaattgtgcgggcgtaacgtatccgatctacgttacgcctccgcaacttacacgggcaagtgctgtattctcaaagcacttgctccgtaagttgcggcggcgtagcgtaaatcggccgacgtaagcccgcctaattcaaatttggatcggggggggcgtgttttatgtaaatgtctgtgacccgacgtgattgacgtttttcccgaacggcgcatgcgccgtccgtggaatttcccagtgtgcattgctccaaagtacgccgcaaggacgtcattggtttcgacgtgaacgtaaatgacgtccagccccgttcacggacgacttacgcaaacgacgtaactttttcaaatttcgacgcgggaacgacggccatacttaacattgttacgctgcacttatgccaccatatagcaggggcaactatacgcccggacaagcctaacgtaaacggcgtaactttactgcgtcggccgggcgtacgttcgggaattcgcgtatctagctaatttgcatattcaacgcggaattcgaaggaagcgccacctagcggccagcgtaacaatgcagttacgatccgacagtgtaacacagttacgccagtcggatcttcgggaaatctatgcgtaactgattctgagaatcgggcgcatagatacgaccgcgcaacgcagagatacgacggcgtatctggagatacgccgtcatctcttctgagaatctgggccttggtctATAACAGTAGTAGGCAACcagtagccctccagctgttgtggaactacatttcccatgaggcattgcaaggccggcagttacaattactcccagaggcatgatgggatttgtggttctgcaacagctggagggccccaggttgcctacccctggtgtaTATAACATGCTGTGTAGATGGGCACTTCTAACTTGCATCTCTTTCTTCCTCCAGGACGGCAGTTTCCACCTTTAAAGACTTTGAGCTGGCATCCACACAGCAGCGGCCGGATATGGTGCTCCGCCGCCGATTCAGAGACTCTGTCCGTCCCGAGCACGCAGTCAAAACCGTCTTTACCAAACCCCGCACTAACAGACTGGTGAAGCTGGCGGTCATGGGGCTGACGGTGGCTCTGGGGGCCGCAGCGTTGGCGGTGGTAAAGAGCGCGCTGGAGTGGGCACCCAAATTTGAACTGCAGATTTTTCCATGACAGAATGGTTCCATCGTCGTCGCACAGGGGTGGATGAAAGTGCCTTTGTCCCCTCTTGTTCCTTGTTCTCATGCAGTCTTCTACCCATCACACGTCACCCTTTGCCACTATAAACTCTGGATGCAGACACCTGAGTGCTTGTATTACGTAAGCTGGTACAGGGCACAACGTGGGCACGGTTCTACGCTTCCAGTGATGGGCAGAGGAGGCTGTCACTTTATTAACCTGTGTATATCTGTACAGAATTCTGATTCACTTTATGATAAATATTTAACACCACCTCCGAGGTGTCCTTATTGTACCTTCCCTCTAACACTGATATCTCACATCTTCCAATATCCGAGTGTCTGTCCATCCGAACCCATATCTCAGTATAGTGGATGCCGGAAAGTTCCACAGCCTTATCTGTCTCTAGGGGACTATCATTGCGATCTTTGTGCCGAGTTCCTGGAGCCGtccacctgttgtgcccattatgagggattcccaccatccctgtgctgagtttctgggtctgtacaccctctGTGCCCTTTataaagggttcccaccatccctgtgctaagttcccaggtctgtacacctgctgtgcccattatgagaggttcccactatccctgtgctgagttcccaggtctgtacacctgctgtgcccattatgaggggttcccatcatccctgtgccgagttccctgctctgcccattataaggggttcccaccatcactgtgctgagttcccgggtctgtagacctgccgtgcccattatgaggggttctcgccatccctgtgctgagttcccgggtctgtacacttgctgtgcccattatgaggggttcccaccatccctgtgctgagttcctgggtctgtacacctgatgtgcccattataatggatcccaccatccctatgccaagttccctggtctgtacacctgctgtgcccattatgagaggttcccactatccctgtgctgagttcccaggtctgtacacctgctgtgcccattatgaggggttcccatcatccctgtgctgagttcccaggtctgtacacctgccgtgcccattatgaggggttcccactatccctgtgccaagttcccgggtctgtacacctgctgtgcccagtaTGAGGGGTTTTCAccgtccctgtgctgagttcccgggtctgtacacctgctgtgcccattatgaggggttcccatcatccctgtgccgagttcccgggtctgtacacctgctgtgcccattatgaggggttccaaccatccctgtgctgagttcccaggtctgtacacctgccgtgcccattatgaggggttcccactatccctgtgccaagttcccgggtctgtacacctgctgtgcccattataaggggttcccaccatccctgtgccaagttcctgggtctgtacacctgctgtgcccattatgaggggttcccactgtCCCTGTTCTGAATTTCTCTTGTGGAAAGGACTGGCTGCAATGCATTATGCAGCAAATTTCATCAACTGCAGATGTGTTGGCAGTTACTGTATGTGTGCACCTCGGAGATGATGCTTTAAATCAGGGataggcaattagcggacctccagctgttgcagaactacaagtcccatgaggcatagcaagactctaacagcca
This window contains:
- the TBC1D20 gene encoding TBC1 domain family member 20; the protein is MRAEPGKHGSDFRRRRKLTDIQKALSKDPPDVATLRRMAISEGGLLTDEIRCQVWPKLLNVNTDELPPPPGPELRVNNKDYEQVLLDVRRSLRRFPPGMPLKEREDLQEQLIDIILQVLGRNCQLHYYQGYHDIVVTFLLVVGGPLATLLVDKLSTHHLRDFMDPSMDNTKHILNYLMPIIELVNPVLHDFMQRAEVGTIFALSWLITWFGHVLSDFRHVVRLYDFFLACHPLMPIYFAAVIVLHREEEVLESECDMASVHHLLSQIPQDLPYETLISKAGDLFVQFPPSEMSREAAQQHHAERTAVSTFKDFELASTQQRPDMVLRRRFRDSVRPEHAVKTVFTKPRTNRLVKLAVMGLTVALGAAALAVVKSALEWAPKFELQIFP